The Terriglobia bacterium DNA segment CGTTGACAAGCAACTCAGTTACGTCGACGCCGTGAATCCGGATCTCGGCAAATTCAAGAAGGACGGCGGCAAACTGCTTATCACTCACGGCTGGTCCGACACGACCATCACTCCCGAAACGACCCTCTGGTATTACGACTCCGTCCTCAAAAAGATGGGCAAAAACCAGAGCGAATGGATGCGCCTCTTCATGGTGCCCGGGATGGCGCATTGCGGCGGCGGGCCTGGTGTGAATACATTCGACTCGATCGGCACTTTAGAGAAGTGGGTTGAGAAAGGCGTCGCTCCGGATCAGATGATGGGCATGGGAGCGCAGGGTCTGACGCGTCCGCTTTGTCCTTATCCGCAAGCGGCGGAGTATAAGGGAAGCGGCGACCTGAAGGACGCGGCAAACTGGGCCTGCAAGGCGAAGTAGTTCTCGTTTGCACAAAAGCGCCGATTTCAACATGGTGTGTGAGCGACCCCCTGCCGGCCGCTTCGCGGCCGGCTCTCCCCCTGTATCAGGGGGAGAGTGGACTGTCACAAGTCGTCTTGAAATCGATGACCCTTCGCCTTTACTTTACGGCGTCACCTTCAGCGATTCGCTCTCGGATGCAGCGGAAGCCCATCGCATCAAAGCCGCCGTCAGGTTGGATGGCGTCCCGATATGAGACACGGCCGTTGAGCGGAAGGTAGAACCAGGAACCGCCTCGAAGTGTCCGGCTCTGTCCGGTTGGCGGCCCGGAGGGATCGGTATCGGGACCGTACTGGTAATATTCGGCGTCGTACCAGTCCTGTACCCACTCCCAGACGTTGCCGATCGTGTCGTACAGCCCCCAGGCGTTCGGTTGTTTCTGGCCCACGGGATGGGTATGCGATCCCGAGTTCCCTCCATACCAGGCAATCTCGTCGAGAGAAGCCGAGCGCGCCTCGCCGGAACCGGCGCGCGCCACATATTCCCATTCGGCTTCGGTGGGCAGACGATATTGATAACCGTCCTGAAGCGCGTTCAGTTTCTGGAAGAATTGCTGGACGTCGTTCCAACTGACCTGTTCGACAGGCAGGTCCGGACCATTGAAGTGACTGGGATTGGATGGCATGACCGCCAGCCATTGCGCCTGCGTCACCTCATAGATTCCGGCTTCGAAATCCTTCGTAATGCGGACGTGCCTTGGCGGCAGTTCATCGAAATCGCACTGATTCTGCCTGCCCGAGCACCCCATTGTGAATTCTCCCGGCGGAATATGGACGAACTCCATTCCAGTGGCTGCATTTTTTGCCGTCGGTGGCGGCGTGAATCCAGCGCGGCTGTTTAATGGAGCGGCGCGCCGCAAATCACGGGCGATGACTTTGATCGTCTGCAGATCCTGAATCAGGTCGGCGGCGAGACGCGCGTTGATTTCATCTTTGCGCTGTCCGGCGACGTACTGTTGGACTTTGCGAACGACCGACGAGGCCGTGGTGTCCAACACCATAAGACGGTCCGGAAGCGATTTGTCATTGGTCTTAGGGAACTGTTGCAAGCCGGGAGCCTCGGCCCCGTCCAGCAGGTAGTCGAGCATGTGATCGACACGGTCTTCGAGGGCCTTGGCACTCTTGTTGATCTGTCTTTCGGCTCCGCGGTCGGGGATCCCACGAGTCCGGTATGCCGCGAGAGTGCGGCTGAGCTGGCTGAATTTATCGACGTCCTTCAGAAAATCCGGCAGCAGCATGGCATGCACGGCGGGCAAGTCGTCGGGCTCCGGTGGGCCCGCACCCAGATCCTGCCGGGCTGCAAAGGCGGCTGTCGCGATACTGAAACCAACCACTGTTAACGCCAGCCTTGAGCAAAAAAGCATCTGTGCAAATTCTTGAATTGATCAGCCGGATCGTCAATAAAAAAAGACAAACACAAACGTCATGAGTTGTCTCCCAGGTGCTATTCTACGCAGCATAGGAGACCTGAATGAAGAAAAGCATCCGACAAATTATTCTTGTCCTGGCTGCGATCGGCGTTTGCGCCGCCGGCGCCTGGGCTCAGGAGTTGAAGGTGGGCGACATGGCGCCCGACTTCACTCTGAAAGCCAGCGACGGCCAGACGTACACGCTGTCGAAGCTGAAGGGGAAGACCGTCGTCCTGGCGTGGTTCCCCAAGGCGTTTACCGGTGGCTGAACGGCCGAGTGCCAAGCCCTCCGTGAGAGCGGCAGTTCGATCAAAGCATTCGACGTAGCCTATTTCATGATCAGCGTGGATACGCTGGAACAGAACACAGCGTTCGCAAAGCAGGAAAATGCGAACTTCCCCCTTCTCGCCGACCCCACTCAACAGACAGCCAACAAATACGGTGTGCTCCGGGATTATGGCGAACTCGGAAAGCTTGCCAACCGCTGGACCTTTTATATCGGTCCGGATGGAAAAATCGAAGCAATCGACAAGACGGTGAATCCTGCAACGTCCGGCCAGGTCCTGGTGGATAAGTTAAAGCAACTTAAGGTCCCGGCAAAGAAGTAGCCGGGAGGCGGCAGTAGGAAAAATGTCCTCTTATTCGGCGCGCAAAGCGACGAGGGGAAGGAAGCACAAGAGGCACAAGAACTACGGTTTTTCTTGTGCCTTTTGTGCTTCTTGTGCTTCCTTCCCTCCTCCGATGGTTCTTGGAAGGGGAACTGCCCTTCTACTCTAGGAGGTGAAATCATGCGCGGATCGTTATTTTTAACGGCTGCAGTCGCCGTTTTGCTGGGTGTAGCTCTTGCAGCTCCTAACGCCCAGGCCCAAGTCTCAGTAGGTGTTGGTATTGGAGCGGCCCCCGTTTGCCCATACGGTTATTACGACGTCGCGCCTTACAATTGCGCACCTTACGGTTACTATGGACCAGAGTGGTTTGACAACGGCGCCTTTCTTGGCGTTGGCCCATGGTTCCATGGCTCCGAGCACTTTCGAGGCCATGTGAACAATCATTTTCATCCGGAGCACGGCTACAAAGGCCCGTACCCGAACCACGGGGAAAGGGCGTCAAAGTCCGTTACCCGAATCGAACATTTCAAGGGGAATGAGATGCGCGACGGGCACGGCCATGTGATGCACAAATAGGCGTCCGACACAAAAACGGAAAAAAGAAAAACGGGGACAGTGAGCAATTTCTCGTGTCGTAGAAATTGCTTAACTGTCCCCCTTTTTGTCCCCGCTGAAAACGTCATTCGCGACGAACAGAGTCGTGCCGGGAACGGCCACGGGCTTCACATAATGAGTTTGATTTGCCGGTTCCCGGAACATACCGGCGGGATGCCTCGTACAATGAAAGGGCCGATGAAAACCGTATATACGTTTTATACCGAAGCCTTTCGCATTGCGCTGCAGGCTATTCTTGCGCACAAGCTCAGGGCGTTTCTGACGCTGATCGGCATCATTATCGGCGTCGCTTCAGTCGTGGTCGTGGGGGCTGCCATCAGCGGCCTGGATACCTATGTGATCGACCGCGTCTCGCGGGTACTCGGCGTCAACCATTTCATGATCGCCCGGATGGCCAATGTCGGACCTTTGAGCGACGAGGAATGGGACCTTCGAAACCGGCGAAATAAGCGCCTCACCCTGGACGACTTCGAGTGGGTCCTGCAGAACTGCAGGCTGTGCCAGGAAGTCGGGGCCGAAGTGGATCGAAACGTCGATCTGAAACACGGAACCGAAGAGCTCTTCGGCACGGGTATCATCGGAGTCACGGCCAACGTAGCCGACATCGAGGACAAGACGATCGACGACGGGCGCTTCATCCGCACAAACGATCTGGATACAGCGGCTCCCGTTGTCGTCATTGGCGACGAGTTGCGCGAGAAGTTCTTCCCCGGCCTCGATCCCATCGGGAAGACGGTCAAGATTGCGGGATTTCCAATGGAGATCGTCGGCGTGGAGCAAAAACGCGGCTCCCTGTTCGGGAACTCGCTCGATAACCACGCCTACATCCCCATCACCACCTACGGCCGAATGTTCGGCCGGCAAGACAGCATTCAAATTCATGGAAAATCGCGCGATCGCGAGCAGTTCGACGCGACCTTCGAACAGGGCCGGCTTTCGATGCGGATACGCCACAAGCTGAAAGGCAATCAGGACGACGATTTCGGCGCTGTCAACGTACAGCAGGTGAACAATCAGGTCGATCAGTTCACCGGAAGCATTGCCGCCGTCGTGACGCCGATTACGCTCATATCGCTGGTTGTCGGCGGCATCGTCGTCATGAACATCATGCTCGTGAGCGTCACCGAGCGCACCTTCGAGATCGGCTTGCGCAAGGCCCTGGGAGCGAGGCGAAAGCAGATCATGCTTCAGTTTCTGATCGAGTCCGCGTTGCTCTCCGCACTGGGTGGAATGCTGGGCCTCGCGCTCGCGGCAGGTATTTCCTGGGTCGTCGCGGCGACGACACCGATTCCGATGACCATCACGGCCGCCTACATTGTTCTGTCGCTCGTGGTGTCGGGCGGCATCGGAATGATCGCAGGGATTTATCCGGCTTACCGGGCGGCGCGGCTCGATCCCATTGTCGCGCTGACGAAGAGTTGAGGCTCAGGAGAAGAATGGCAACCGTTCCGCGTAGAGAAATCGTATCGATGGCGCTCGACAGCCTCCGGGCACACAAGTTCAGAAGTGTGCTGACGGTGCTCGGTATCGTTATCGGCGTCTCTACGGTGATCGCGATCGCTTCGATCCTCACGGGCCTGCGCGACAACCTCGTCAAAGTGATCGAAGAATATGGAACGGACAATATTTATGCCTTCCATCTTTCGACCGGCTTCACACAGAACCAGGAACGCGATGAACGGACGCGGAAACCGCTCACGGAAGACGACGCAGCCGCCGTCCGCGCGCAGGCGCCGAGCGTCCAGGGTGTCGCGCTGGCGGAGTTTCCGGATTTTGGTCTCAGCTCAGTGCTCACCTATCGCGGACGCACTTACAAAAGGGGCAACCTGCAGGGTGTCTCCGCCAACTACGCCGAGACCACCAATGTAGCGACCAGCAACGGCCGTTTCATTTCGGAATTCGACGATCAACACCGCCGCAATACCATGGTGATCGGGTGGAGCGTCGCCGATGCCTTTTTTCTGGATCATCAGAGCGCCATCGGCGCCGAAGTCAAAATGGGCGGGCACACCTTCGAAATCACCGGCGTCCTGCAAAAGCGAAAGAACGCGTTTCTCGGTGAAAACGACGAGGACAACGCGATCTATATCCCGTTCCGCACCATGCGGCAGATATCTCCCGGCCGGCATTGGATGTTGCTCACCATTCAAGCCAAGTCCGGGCAGATTCACGAAGCCCTGGGCCAGGTGGAAGGTATCCTGCGGCGGCAGCGCGGGGTGAAGTTCAATGAGCCCGATAACTTCGATCTCGGCACGGCGGACCGGTTCATCTCGGAGTTCGACAACATCACGAAGTTGGCAGGCCTGATCGCCATCGCGATGTCGAGCGTCGGCCTGCTTGTCGGCGGGATCGGCGTGATGAATATCATGCTGGTCTCGGTCAAGGAACGAACGCCGGAGATCGGCGTCCGCAAAGCGATGGGCGCGCGCAAAAGCGATATCACGATGCAATTTCTATGCGAAGCGATGACGCTGACATTTCTTGGCGGGCTGGCCGGCGTCCTGTTCGCGATGGCCGCCAGCCAGGTGATCATGTTTTTTATTCCGTCGCTGCCCGCGTCCGTGCCGATCTGGGCGGTAATCGCCGGGCTTCTGGTATCGATCGCCGTCGGATTGCTTTTCGGAGTCTGGCCGGCGCAGAAAGCATCCCGGCTCGATCCCGTCGAATGCCTGAGATACGAGTGATCAAACGCCCCGCTTTGCACAAAATTCCACACACCATATTGAAGTCGATTTCTTGTTGGAAAGCCTCAGTTCGCCAGTGGAAGGCGGGCCTTGGCACACTCCTCGGCCACTTTGAGAAAGTTCAAAACCTTCGCATTGCCCACCACGTAGGGATTCGGCGTGACGGAGCCCTTCGCCAGCAGCGGGACGTTGATCTTGGTGTGGTCCCAGTCCGTGTGATTAGCAAGGATAATGTCCGCTCCGGCCTGCCGGACGATGCCGCTGAATCGCTCGGCCGAATCGATGTAGTTCTGGAGCGACGCCTTGTCCGAATTCAATCCCACACCGCCCCAGAGTGCTGCGATGTGCGTCCGGCCATTCTCCTTCACCGGAAACACGGTGGAAATCGTACCCGGCGTATGACCTGGAGTGATGTAAAGAGTCAGCGTGGTGTCGCCGAGCGTGAGTTTCTCTCCGTCGGTGGCGATCAGGTCGCGGTTCGGTTTCGTACCGTTGGAACGGTCGAGCATGTCGTAATCCGCGGGCGACATGATCACGCGCGTGCCGTAATGCTCCTGCAGAAACCGGGCGCCGCCGGCATGATCCGGATGCGCATGGCTGACGACGGCATATTTGATGTTGGCCGGATCCAGGCCCAGCTTTTTCATCCCGCCGGCGACCTCGTCCTCGACGGAATAATCAAAGATCGTGTCGAGCACGATGATGCCCTGCGACGTCGTGATCGCCCACACGGCATACTCGGTCTGGCCGAAGAAATAGAGGTTGTCGAAGACCTTCGCCGGCTCCATATGCCAGGTCGAGCGGTCCGGCGCGCCCCTTTGCCCACCCGCGCGCTGCCCGCTTCCAGCTCCCCGTCCGCTGCCTTGCCCGCGGGGCGCTCCTGCGCCAGCAGCTGCCCTCTGCCCGCCGGGCCCGGGTCCGTAGCATTGGAAATTGAGCAGATTCTGGAAATCGTCACCGGCTGCGGCCCTCGCAGCAGCGAAGTGTGCTTCGGGCGTATCGTTTGTCGTCTGAGCCGCCAGCATCGAAACCGCCAGCAGCAAACCAAGGGCGATCTTCATAGGCCTCCTTGAAGGCCCACATTATCCTCCGCTCGTATGAGAATCGAGAATGAATGTTGCGCGGGAATTCGGGAGGACGCACCTCTGAATTATGCCTTGACGGCGGGAGTCCCGGCTATTGCCGCCCTATGCGCCAGTGGTTCTGCGCCGATGCCATCTGTATCCGAACAGACCGGCGACGCCAAGCGCGAGCAGTGTAAGGCTTCCCGGTTCGGGAACCGAGGCAAGCTCTGCGAACGTGCCGATCGACATGTCATCAAAGGCAAACCCGTCAGCGGTATTGGAGTTGGTAAACGTAATACTGGTGAACTCGTCCGCGGCCGTGGTCCCGTAGAAACCAAAATACAACACCGAGGAATTATCCTCGGCTGGGATGGGCCCGGACGGTACCATTAACGAAGTGGAGCTACCGTTCGCCAGTTGCAAGGTCAGGATACCGCCCATGTCGCCGATATCGACTCCATAGAAACCAAAAGCATCCACTGGTTGCGAGAAACTGAGCGAGAACGAGGGCGCGTCGTCTTCCAGGTACTGGTTACCGGAAATCGGGTAGTGGCCATTCGAGTCGGTCCCAGTCGGCACATTTTGAACAGTTACACTTCCGGTCAGCGTCGCCGTGGTACCGGCGCCCGGAAATGTCAGGGTGCTTGATATCGGGCCCGGAGTAAGGTTTTCGAAATCCTCGGTGCCAACGCCGGTCAGATTCGGCAGAAAATGAGCGAGTGCGGCATCTGAATTCGGATGGTCGATGCGTACGCTCATGTCGCCGGGGTTAGCGTCGATACCGGAGAACGTCATGATCGATGCCCGGCCGGGTATCGAGGAAAACAATGCGAATACAATACCAAAAACTAGCCGTAGAGACGATTTGGACATAGGCCTGACTTCTCCTTGCCCGCCACTCCTTAGCTCGACGGTAAATATTCTTCTATGTTGCGCCGCGGAAGTACAGAGCAACTTCAGCAACCGATGCACCACTCCTATAGCTATGGCGGCAAAGATCGTTAAACTCTTAGGGAATAGTGATTTCACCTGAAGACCTCATTTCGTGGAATAGCCCGCTTGCACTCGATTTTTGTAAAGATCTCCGACACTCCGCGGTAGCAGATACGACAAACGATAGAAAAAGAAAACGATTTGATATTTTTGATTTCCGTAAGATTTGCCGACACCGCGTCGTGAAAGATTTGACGCGAGTGACCTATAAACCCATTAACTCGCGGGCCACAGATTCTGGCTCTTCAGGAAAGCCTCGATGGCGGCAAAGGCGCGCTCATTTTCCGCGCGGCTGAAGCCGCCGTGCTTGCCGCCGGGGATGGTGATCATTTGCTCTTTCACATGAGCGGCTTTCAACTTTTCATGCAATCGTACCGACTGTGTATAGGGGACCGTGGGATCGGCATCACCGTGAATCGAAATCGTCGGGGGCGTAGAGGCGTTCACCACCGGCGCGAGCATTCGCGCGATGTCCAGCGGATTCGGCAGATTTTGAACCCAACCTGCGGCGTAGTCTTTTTGATTCGGACCCTGCAGGATATCGGCGAAATCCCAATTGCCATACCAATTCACGACTGCCGCAACTTTCGGAATTTCATTTCCGGGACAGGCCTCGTCCCAGTGTTCAAATCGCGGCGTCATTGCCGCTGTCACGGCGAACCATGAGCCCGACGATGCGCCGGATATGACGATCTTCGCCGGATCAAATCCATACATGCCTGCATTGTGAGCAACCCAGCGCAGAGCGCACCATGTGTTTTGCAGCGTCGCCGGCGCCAGAGTCACACCCTGGAGGCGAGGCTCAAGGTTGATGACACTCCAACCCGCTTCCAGATACGGCATCAGTGACAACAGTTGACCATCTTTTGTGCCGGCGGTCATCGATCCGCCGTGGATCCAGATCAAGGTGGGTTGCGGTCCGGCGCCTCGCCTGGCGTAGAGATCCAATTTGCCTTCCCAGGCACCCGATTTCATATAAGTGACATCCGAAGCAATGCGGTAATTGGCCGTAATCGCACGCGAGAAGTTTTGGCCGAAACCCTTTGCAACAGGCATGCAAAGCAGCAATGTACCGGCGGCTATCGCCATTCGAAGGCGCATCGTCATCACCTCAATGTTGGATTCTGTGACGGCCCGTATCTTAACCTGAAAGAACGTTATGACGAAGCGGACTGCGAGGCGCCAGGCAATTCGGACGACAGATTGAGCATTTTCTGAACGCTTAACGGAAAAACGGGAGCGGTGATTTGAACCCTTCCGGCAATCCGATAATTACGCATCCCACAGGCGCGTTATGAGACAACTGTCGTCGGGGAACCGGGGCGAAGGGATAGAAACATCGCCGTCACCGCAAGAACAAGTAATCAAACCAGATCCCCCGCTGCCGTGAAGCTTGCTATCCTGGCGCCGTGAAACGAACAGCGAAACTGAAATGGTTCGCGGTCAAGACTGCGTATCGCACCTCGGTCCAGGGCAAACCCAAAGGAAATCTGCCGGACTACGATGCCGCCGTCACTCTAGTTGAAGAACGTGTCATTCTCGTCCGTGCGCATGACCATGAACGCGCCATGGCAATAGCGGACAAGGATGCGGACCGCTATACTAAGAAGCCGTATACAAACGTCTACGGACAACGCGTAACCTGGCGGCGGTTGAAAGGCTGCATTCTATCGTATGAACTCCCGGAAGACCGGCGGCCGGCGCATCTGAACGAGGTATGGTCTTTAACTCAGGTCATTGCCCGCGGGGTCAAGGACGCGTACATATCTGATAATCTCTTCGGTCCGCCCGAGAATGATCGGCTCACACGAATGAAATTCATCGATGCAAAGGTTTTCAACCTGAAGGGCGGCGACGTTTGGCTGAAGGCCCGGAGATCCAAGTCGTGAAGCCCGGATTCAGTTCAACCCAGAGACGTCCCATTGGAAGATGCACTGTGAACTTGCGTAGAGGTATTTCGAGTCCGGACTGAACTGAACGGAGAATTGTCTGACGTGGTTGCGTACCACATGTATTTTGAGATCCTGCGGATGTTCGTCATAGAATCAGTTCTCTGTCGGCTTTTGAACGGAATCCACAACTAAAACCTGAACCGGACCTTTGGCGCTTTCTAGTTTCAATCCAAGTTGTTCCTCAAGCGCGGTAAACAGGGAAGGACCAGATGGTTCTTCCGCCGATGGCGGACCTGCGGTGGATGTAGCCGATAGCGTTTCAAAAGCCCATTGCAGAGTGATGTCGAAGAATCCGTCCAGATTGGTCTTATCGACAATGGGACGCCTGGCATAAGACTGCAGCAAATTTGCTAAATTCGGCAGCGATTCATGAGTATTCGTTAGCTTGAGGGTCATGCCGCCCGAGGGGGAAGGCATCCCTAAAAGTTGTTGCTTACCGATCACTTCGTCAGCGGACGATTTCATCTTCGGACCATCCTTCGCGACGACGAGATTGTATAAAGGCAACTCACGCGTCTCAAAGTGGACTCTCAATTGAAAACGATCCGTTAAAAGCGATTGGACCATGAGCCGTACTTGGTCCTGTGAGATTGCCGCGCCGTTGCCTCCCACTTTGGCTTGAATGTCAAAGCCATCGTCATCCGCCCAAGCCGGTGCTCCGATAATGTCACTGTTTCTCAATGTGCTTGCATCGGACCGCCTGTAGGCGAATTGCAATATCGAGGTGATGCTTGCGCTCGTAGTGATAAAGCGGTCTCGTTCAACACGGATTGGGGCCACTCGCCCATCTCGTCCAGTAGTGTTCGCCTTGACGGAAGCCACTTCGAACACGGGCTTCTCACCTGCCGTTTGCGATGCAATCGGCATCACGGCAGCCACAACCATGGCTATTCCCGTTATGACTGAAAATGAGAGGCGGCGTTTCGCATCCGGATGGATACAAGCGGCAGAATAGTCGTGATCCAGCATATGCATAAGAAGTTCCGGGTGCCGCCCATCATACTCCCGCTGCTGCGCGGAAAATAGAAAAACAAAGGCCGTCTTCGAAACAACGGAGACTGAGATTGCTGCTACAAGTCGGAGACTAGCGAATATCCTTTGTTATCACTTCAGAGCATGAGTATCCTTTCGGAAGATCTCAGTGCCAGAGGGCGTAATCATGCGCACATTCCGCATTGCGTGTTTGCTTGCCTGTATCGCAGCCTCCTTCACGACGCTCGCAGAAACTCGCGCACAGCAATCGCCTTCACAGATTCTTATCCCGGTAGCCGTCACCGATTACAAAGATCGCTACGTCAGCGGCCTTCAGAAACAGGACTTCGTCGTCTATGACAACGGCCTGCCACGCGATGTGACCGAGTTCACGGCAATGGCTCAGGGTCCGATTTCAGTAGCCTTCGTCATGGATCTTTACGGCGACAAGGGCAATGAGCGAGTTGAGGAGGTAGCCACTCAACTCGTTAACGCAGCGCGGCCAGGTGATGAGTTCTCCGTCATTGATTTTAAGAATGGTTCCGCCATTGCGACCAACTTCCAGCAGGACCTTCATGAAGTGACAAAAGTGCTGGCCGCTCCGCACATGGAACAACTTCCGGCTCTAAAGGACGGCATGCGCCTCGCCACAGAGCGCATCAAGCAAGCTCACAATCCACGCAAGTTCATACTTATCGTCTCGGACGGCAATGCGCATACCCGGGTGTACTCAAGGGATGAGATCGATGCTCTGGCGAGTACGACGGACGCTGCGATCTACACCATCACCCGAAATTTCACCGGTATTTCTGCTTTAGCGCCCGGAGAGGGACAAGCACGCGCAAGCCTGGATGAGTTTACGCAGCGTACAGGCGGTCGTCACTTCACGATGGAGAGCACAACTGAAAGCCGCGATTTAGCCATGCGCATAAGTGCGGATTTGCGCACATCATACGTGTTGGGATTTCAATCGCAGGACACAAACACCACCTACCATCAGGTTGAGGTACAGATCCGCAATCCAGAAGTTCAGTTCTTGTGGGCACGACATCGTCCAGCATTCGTAGTGCAGAAGTAGATCATCAGAGTTTCAAACCGACGATGCCATGCCATTGAGGCTTATTCCGGCCGCTGTTTGCGGCCTCCGATGCGAGTTCCCTCACATGTAATTTCATGACAATCGCTTTACAAAAAAAGTGCAAACAGCGGACGTACTGATGACGACTCGCGCGGCTTTCCGCGTTATTGTCCGTTCTCATCGAAAAGGTTCTCCAATTCAGCATCAAAAGAAATGAGATCGAAACGTAAGAGGAACCGATTGAGCAGTTCGAAGAAGGCCCTTGTGTGCCTCGCTGGGGCTGCGACAGCGGGTCTCCTCATCTTCATCGCAATGTGGAGCGCCCCCGAGGTTCTGGCGCAGGCTCCGGTCGCTTCACAAAAAGTGACGCGCAGTCAGCCTCGTTTCGAGGCGGCGGACGTCCACCTCAGCCCGCCCGCAAACAATCCCTACAACTATGCCTCGGGCGGCGTGTTGCGCGGCGAGCGCTACGATCTGCGCAAAGCCACCATGCTGGATTTGATCAAAATGGCCTGGAACGT contains these protein-coding regions:
- a CDS encoding formylglycine-generating enzyme family protein; this encodes MVGFSIATAAFAARQDLGAGPPEPDDLPAVHAMLLPDFLKDVDKFSQLSRTLAAYRTRGIPDRGAERQINKSAKALEDRVDHMLDYLLDGAEAPGLQQFPKTNDKSLPDRLMVLDTTASSVVRKVQQYVAGQRKDEINARLAADLIQDLQTIKVIARDLRRAAPLNSRAGFTPPPTAKNAATGMEFVHIPPGEFTMGCSGRQNQCDFDELPPRHVRITKDFEAGIYEVTQAQWLAVMPSNPSHFNGPDLPVEQVSWNDVQQFFQKLNALQDGYQYRLPTEAEWEYVARAGSGEARSASLDEIAWYGGNSGSHTHPVGQKQPNAWGLYDTIGNVWEWVQDWYDAEYYQYGPDTDPSGPPTGQSRTLRGGSWFYLPLNGRVSYRDAIQPDGGFDAMGFRCIRERIAEGDAVK
- a CDS encoding peroxiredoxin; amino-acid sequence: MAPDFTLKASDGQTYTLSKLKGKTVVLAWFPKAFTGGUTAECQALRESGSSIKAFDVAYFMISVDTLEQNTAFAKQENANFPLLADPTQQTANKYGVLRDYGELGKLANRWTFYIGPDGKIEAIDKTVNPATSGQVLVDKLKQLKVPAKK
- a CDS encoding ABC transporter permease is translated as MKTVYTFYTEAFRIALQAILAHKLRAFLTLIGIIIGVASVVVVGAAISGLDTYVIDRVSRVLGVNHFMIARMANVGPLSDEEWDLRNRRNKRLTLDDFEWVLQNCRLCQEVGAEVDRNVDLKHGTEELFGTGIIGVTANVADIEDKTIDDGRFIRTNDLDTAAPVVVIGDELREKFFPGLDPIGKTVKIAGFPMEIVGVEQKRGSLFGNSLDNHAYIPITTYGRMFGRQDSIQIHGKSRDREQFDATFEQGRLSMRIRHKLKGNQDDDFGAVNVQQVNNQVDQFTGSIAAVVTPITLISLVVGGIVVMNIMLVSVTERTFEIGLRKALGARRKQIMLQFLIESALLSALGGMLGLALAAGISWVVAATTPIPMTITAAYIVLSLVVSGGIGMIAGIYPAYRAARLDPIVALTKS
- a CDS encoding ABC transporter permease; the encoded protein is MATVPRREIVSMALDSLRAHKFRSVLTVLGIVIGVSTVIAIASILTGLRDNLVKVIEEYGTDNIYAFHLSTGFTQNQERDERTRKPLTEDDAAAVRAQAPSVQGVALAEFPDFGLSSVLTYRGRTYKRGNLQGVSANYAETTNVATSNGRFISEFDDQHRRNTMVIGWSVADAFFLDHQSAIGAEVKMGGHTFEITGVLQKRKNAFLGENDEDNAIYIPFRTMRQISPGRHWMLLTIQAKSGQIHEALGQVEGILRRQRGVKFNEPDNFDLGTADRFISEFDNITKLAGLIAIAMSSVGLLVGGIGVMNIMLVSVKERTPEIGVRKAMGARKSDITMQFLCEAMTLTFLGGLAGVLFAMAASQVIMFFIPSLPASVPIWAVIAGLLVSIAVGLLFGVWPAQKASRLDPVECLRYE
- a CDS encoding MBL fold metallo-hydrolase; the encoded protein is MKIALGLLLAVSMLAAQTTNDTPEAHFAAARAAAGDDFQNLLNFQCYGPGPGGQRAAAGAGAPRGQGSGRGAGSGQRAGGQRGAPDRSTWHMEPAKVFDNLYFFGQTEYAVWAITTSQGIIVLDTIFDYSVEDEVAGGMKKLGLDPANIKYAVVSHAHPDHAGGARFLQEHYGTRVIMSPADYDMLDRSNGTKPNRDLIATDGEKLTLGDTTLTLYITPGHTPGTISTVFPVKENGRTHIAALWGGVGLNSDKASLQNYIDSAERFSGIVRQAGADIILANHTDWDHTKINVPLLAKGSVTPNPYVVGNAKVLNFLKVAEECAKARLPLAN
- a CDS encoding PEP-CTERM sorting domain-containing protein, which codes for MFSSIPGRASIMTFSGIDANPGDMSVRIDHPNSDAALAHFLPNLTGVGTEDFENLTPGPISSTLTFPGAGTTATLTGSVTVQNVPTGTDSNGHYPISGNQYLEDDAPSFSLSFSQPVDAFGFYGVDIGDMGGILTLQLANGSSTSLMVPSGPIPAEDNSSVLYFGFYGTTAADEFTSITFTNSNTADGFAFDDMSIGTFAELASVPEPGSLTLLALGVAGLFGYRWHRRRTTGA
- a CDS encoding alpha/beta hydrolase, with protein sequence MRLRMAIAAGTLLLCMPVAKGFGQNFSRAITANYRIASDVTYMKSGAWEGKLDLYARRGAGPQPTLIWIHGGSMTAGTKDGQLLSLMPYLEAGWSVINLEPRLQGVTLAPATLQNTWCALRWVAHNAGMYGFDPAKIVISGASSGSWFAVTAAMTPRFEHWDEACPGNEIPKVAAVVNWYGNWDFADILQGPNQKDYAAGWVQNLPNPLDIARMLAPVVNASTPPTISIHGDADPTVPYTQSVRLHEKLKAAHVKEQMITIPGGKHGGFSRAENERAFAAIEAFLKSQNLWPAS
- a CDS encoding DUF4288 domain-containing protein yields the protein MKRTAKLKWFAVKTAYRTSVQGKPKGNLPDYDAAVTLVEERVILVRAHDHERAMAIADKDADRYTKKPYTNVYGQRVTWRRLKGCILSYELPEDRRPAHLNEVWSLTQVIARGVKDAYISDNLFGPPENDRLTRMKFIDAKVFNLKGGDVWLKARRSKS
- a CDS encoding TIGR03435 family protein; translation: MLDHDYSAACIHPDAKRRLSFSVITGIAMVVAAVMPIASQTAGEKPVFEVASVKANTTGRDGRVAPIRVERDRFITTSASITSILQFAYRRSDASTLRNSDIIGAPAWADDDGFDIQAKVGGNGAAISQDQVRLMVQSLLTDRFQLRVHFETRELPLYNLVVAKDGPKMKSSADEVIGKQQLLGMPSPSGGMTLKLTNTHESLPNLANLLQSYARRPIVDKTNLDGFFDITLQWAFETLSATSTAGPPSAEEPSGPSLFTALEEQLGLKLESAKGPVQVLVVDSVQKPTEN
- a CDS encoding VWA domain-containing protein, which gives rise to MRTFRIACLLACIAASFTTLAETRAQQSPSQILIPVAVTDYKDRYVSGLQKQDFVVYDNGLPRDVTEFTAMAQGPISVAFVMDLYGDKGNERVEEVATQLVNAARPGDEFSVIDFKNGSAIATNFQQDLHEVTKVLAAPHMEQLPALKDGMRLATERIKQAHNPRKFILIVSDGNAHTRVYSRDEIDALASTTDAAIYTITRNFTGISALAPGEGQARASLDEFTQRTGGRHFTMESTTESRDLAMRISADLRTSYVLGFQSQDTNTTYHQVEVQIRNPEVQFLWARHRPAFVVQK